The sequence AGAGCGGCGACGCGGTTCCCGCGCGCCCTGCGCCCCCGGACGAAGACACAAGGAACAGCGCCGTGACGAACAGCCCCGAGACCAAAAACGCCGTGACCAAGAACTCCGAGACCAAGAGTTCCGAGACCCAGACGCCTTCAGCTGCTCCCGAGGCCGCCGCCCCGGCAGGCCTGCCGCTGTTCTATCGCAGCCCCATGCTGCTGCGCGCCCACGAGCACGCCGGCTTCGGCCTGCGCCGCGCGGCCGGGGCGGGCTTCGCCGCCGGCGCGGTCGCCATCCCCCTGGTCGCCGGCGAGTTCGCCGCCGCCGGCCGCCACTATCCGATCGTGTTCGCGAGCGGCGAGGCGGCCATGCCGCTCGTCGTCACCGGCGTCGCGGCCGGGCGCAACCTGTTCGTGGATGCCGCCGGCCACTGGCGCGCCGGCACCTATGTGCCGGGCTATGTGCGGCGCTATCCGTTCATCGGCATGGCCGACCAGGAAGGCGGGCCGCTGATGCTCGGCATCGACAGCACCAGCGACCGCCTCTCCACCAACGCCCGCCGCGACGGCGCCGACCCGTTCTTCGAGGCCGACGGCCAGCCCGCCGAGGCCGGCCGCGCCGCCATCGCCTTCTGCGAGGCCTATGCGGTCGAGCACGAGCGCACCCGCGCCTTCGCCGCCGCGCTCGAGGCCAACGGCCTGCTCGTCGAGAAGAGCCTGCGCATCGAATACGCCAACCCCGTCTCGGGCGCCGTCTCGGGCACGGATACCGCCCCGGCCGCCGCCGCCGCGACCGCCGAGGTCAACGGCTTCCGCCTCGTCGACGAAAAGGCCTTCCGCGCGCTCTCCGGCGAGGCGCTCGCCACCTTCCACGCCAACGGATGGCTCGACCTCATCGCCCTGCACCTCGCCTCCCAGCTCTCCTGGCAGGCCCTCGTCGATGCCTCGAACCCGGCACACCGCGCCGCGGCCTGACACGCGGCCAACCGCGGAAACGCGCCCGCGCCCCGCGGGCCGGCCCGCCGCGGAGAGCCGTCGCGGCCCGGCGCCGGCCGCCTGTCGCCCTGACCGGCCGGTCCGGCCCGGCCCGATCGACGCGCCCGGGCCACTCGGCCGGGAGGCTTGGCCGAATGACTTGGCCGAATGACTTGGCCGGGAGGGTTGGCCGGGAGGGTTGGCCGGGCCGAATCGCCCGGGCGACTTGCCGGATGACTTGGCCGCGGCACGATCGATCCCTCTCCGCGGCCGGTCTCGCCGGAAGCGGAGAGGTCCCAGACCAGAAACCCGATCCGGATCCCCAGATGACCCGTCTTCGCACCACCCTTGCCGCCGCCGTGCTCCTCGTTCTGGCCGCTCCCCCGGCCGGCGCCTTCGCCGAGAACGCCAAGAACGACATCGCGGCCAAGACCGATAGCGCGGCCAAGACCGATCTGGCGACCAAGCTCGCCCAGGC comes from Pseudoxanthobacter soli DSM 19599 and encodes:
- a CDS encoding SapC family protein; its protein translation is MTNSPETKNAVTKNSETKSSETQTPSAAPEAAAPAGLPLFYRSPMLLRAHEHAGFGLRRAAGAGFAAGAVAIPLVAGEFAAAGRHYPIVFASGEAAMPLVVTGVAAGRNLFVDAAGHWRAGTYVPGYVRRYPFIGMADQEGGPLMLGIDSTSDRLSTNARRDGADPFFEADGQPAEAGRAAIAFCEAYAVEHERTRAFAAALEANGLLVEKSLRIEYANPVSGAVSGTDTAPAAAAATAEVNGFRLVDEKAFRALSGEALATFHANGWLDLIALHLASQLSWQALVDASNPAHRAAA